The stretch of DNA TCGAGTCGGTCCGCGAGCGACTGGCCGCCGTCGACTCGACGAACGGCACGCCGCGCTCTCCCCGGATCGAGTCGGTCCCCGAACACGCCTCGAAAGTTATCGAGGAGTACGATCCGACGCTGGATCGCCTCGAGTACGAAGAACGTATCGAACTCATCTCGCTCGTGATCGACGGCGCGAGCCGTGACGTCCCCGACTACCTCGAGCGGGCGGCCCGCCACGAGAGCTTCGCCCGCGACGTGGGACGACTGCTGCTCGAGGCGACCCGCCAGCGTCGCCGACTCGAGGACGGAACGGACGTCCACGACTGCCTCGAGTTCCTCTACGCGATGAACGACCGGTTCCACGAAGAAATCGAGTCCCGCGGCTACGTCGAGCGAGCCGACGTGATCCCGCGAGCCGTCGACTTGCTCGAGGACGACGCCGACGGGCTTCGAACGCGAGTGACCGAATCGTTCGACGCCGTGCTCGCCCTCGAGTTCGAGGAGTACCGGGCCCTCGACAGACGCTACCTCGGCGCACTCTCGGCCGACGCACGGCTGGTCTGTCTCGGGGAGCGCCACGCCAGCGTCGAGCGAACCCGCGTCGAACCCGGCCGAATCGAGGACGTCGTCGGCGACGGACTCGAGGTCGAACTACTCGACGGGGACGCCGACTCGAGGACCGGCCCGCCACACCGCGATATCGTCCGATTTCTCGCGACTGGGGATCCGCCGAAGACCGGCGGCGACTCGAGTGCGGAAAGCGAGAACCACACAGGACGAGCCCACCGCATCCGTTCCCGGACCGCACGTGAGCAGGTTCGGGCGGTCGCCACCGAAATCCAGTCGCTGTCCGGGCGAGACGACTGGACGTACGACGAGTTCGCCGTCGCCGTCCCCTCGATCGAACGGGTTCCGGACACCCGACGACGGCTCCGCGAGGCGGGCGTGCCGACGGCGACCATCGGAACCCCGTCGCTCGCGGAGGATCCGGCGGTCAACGAACTCTACGCGTTCGTCGCGCTCCAGTGCGAGCGGGATCGGACGTCGACAGCGGACGCCGCTGAGGACGAATTCGCGCGCGAAGACGCCCTCGAGCGCCTCCGCGCCCGCGTCGAGGATTTTTCGCCCGATCTGCTCGCAGCGTGTGACGACTCGAGTGTCGTCCGCGGGCTCCGAGAGTGGATTCTGCGGACGAACCTGAAAGGCCGCATCGCGGCCGACGAGGACTGGGTCGACGCCCGCGAGCAGTACGAGGGCGTCCGTCGCGTCCTCGAGATCGCCGACTTCGTCGAGGAGACGGACCTCGTCGGCCCGGACTGGCAGGGACTTCGACGGATGTTAGAGCGGACGATCCGGTACGACGCGCCGTACGTCCACGCCGTCGAGACCCAGCCGCCGACCGGCGGCGTCACGGTCTGTGCCGTCGACGGCCTCAAGTACGACGCCTACGAGGTCGTCTTCCTGCTGGACCTGATCGACGACGCGTATCCCGGCGAGCAGTTTCTCACGCAACTGTTCCCCGACGCGTGGCTCCGCGAGATGCCGTCGTATCCGGCCGTCACGGATCCCTCGCCCGAGACGGTCGCGGAGACGTTCGCGACGGTCGACAGCCCGGAGGAAGTCGGCGACGCCTTCGAGACCTATCACGCCCAGCGGTCGCGGCGACGGCTCGCGCTCGGTGCCCGCGCCGCACGGAGTCGCCTCTACTGCTGTTCCTACGAGCGAGGTTCCGGCGGACTGCGCCGCACCTACGACGAATCCCGCTACCTCCAGCTAATCGCATCGACGCCCGGACTCGCCCTCGAGGACGCCGACACCCGCGACGAGGCAGCGATCCACGGCGAGACGAACGCACTCGAGGCCGTCCTCGACCAGCCACACGGCGAACTCGAGCGGGTCCTCCGGGAGGCGAGTACGGGCGGCGAAGCCGACCTCGCGGACACAGAAGAACTGTTCGAGGAGATTGCCGTCGTCCTGTCGGACGGAGACGTCGACGACGAACTCGCCGAAGCGGTGCGTTCGCAGTTCGAGTTCGCGGCGGGCGAGGTGATGCGGAATGACTGACGGGTCCGACGCTCTGTCGGTCGAAGCCCTTCGGTCCTACCTCCACTGTCCCCGCCAGTACGAGTTCGCGCACGTCCACGACCTCGAGGGGACCGGCGAGGACGACGCGACCGACGACCGCGTCTCCCTGCTTCGAACGGCGATCTGTGCCGCCCTCGAGACCGGCGAAACTGACCGGGAGACACTCGAGACGGTCGCAAAACGGCGGTTGACGGCGCTGTGGAACGACCACGACGAACCGTTTCACTCGCAGGTCCAGCGACGCCACGAACGGCGCGTTCTCGAGGCGACGCTCCGGGCGTACCTCGAACGTGCGGGCGTCGAACACGCGACCGGAATCGAGCAACTGCGACGAGACGTCGACGGGAACGCTGAACCACTCGTCGGGCCGGAAATCGAACTCTCGAGTACGGTCTCGGTCGTCGACTCCGACGACACGGTGGACGAAGACGTCGAAACCGAATCGGTGACCCTCGAGGCAAGCGTCGACTACGTCTACGGCGACGGCTCGTCGCTCGTCGGCGTCCGGTTCGTCCCCACGCTCTGGCCGATGGGCTATCTCCGATACCGATCCGAGTGGGAGGACGTCGAGGACCAGTTTATCGATCACTTCGACCCCGAGGCCGACGCGTTCGACCCCGATCCAGCAGGAACGTTGCTCGAGACCGCCGTCGCCCTCGACGGCCTCCGGAGCTACGCCGACCGACTCGGCCTGTCCGACCGAACCTGCCGGTACGTCTGGATTCCGCTCGCCGACCGCTCGGAGACGTCGGTCAACTGGGTGCGAGAAACCGTCGAGACGGACCTCGAGGTCGCAGATCTCACCGACGTCTACGTCGACCACCACACGTTCGGGATGACTCACGAACACCGCAACCGGACCGTCGACGGGCGACTCGAGTCGGTCGTCGACCGGATCGAGTCGAACGGCTTCGATCCGGGCGAGCAGTGGGACGACGTCGTCGACGACGTCTGTCCCGACTGCGAGTACCGGGTCTGCTGTGGCGAGTACGTCGGCACGGAGGTGACGTTCGATGGGTGAGCCCGAACGCGAGTCGGCGAACGACGCGCTCGAGCCCCGCGGAAACCAGGACGCGGTCATCGAGAGCACGGCCGCCTGTACCTCCGTCGACGCGGGTGCCGGAACCGGCAAGACCACGACGATGCTCATGCGGATCGAGCACGCCATCGAGAGCGGCGGGGTCGACCCCGACGACGTGCTCGTCCTGACGTTCGCGAACGAGGCTGCCGGCAGCATCCGCGACGCGGTCGCCGACCGGCTCGATCCCGAAATCGCGGCGTCGATCGACGTCTACACCTATCACTCGTTCTGTCACCGGCTAGTCCGGGAGTACGCCTACTACCTCGGCTATTCGCCGGAGTTCGACGTCGTCACCGACCGGAAGCGCCGCCGAATCGTCGCTAGATTGCTCGCCGAGAACGACTACGGCTTCGCCGCGGCCACCGGCGACGGCTCGCCGGCCGAACTCACCGGCGCGGTCGACGGCTTCATTCAGGAGATGAGCCAGGAGGACGTCTCTCCCGGCGAACTACAGGACGCCCTGCCGGACGTCCGCACCCTCGAGCTACTCACCGAGTTCGTCCTCTGGCTCGACCGTCGAGCGAACGAGGAGCTTTCGTTCGACGCCGAGGCGCTCCGGTACTTCAACACCGAGGACCACCTCGGGACCGCGACGGAGTCGCTGGTCGACTACGGGAAACTGATCCAGTACTGTCGTGAGAAGATAGCGGACTCGTCGGCCTTCGGCGACGGCGAGGTCGTCCGGGACGTCGACCGCTACCTCGGGGTTCTCCAGGACTGCGTGACGGGGACGATCGAGACGCTCACGCTCGATCAGCGTGAGACGAAACAGCTCCCGCGGGCGTTGTTCTGCAACCAAATTCGGCGCGAGGCGACCGATCGGATCGAACAGAGTCCCTTCGGCCGCCTGAAACACTACGTCGAGTTCCTCCGGCTCGCGCGCCACTACGCCGACGTCTACGCGGATTACCACGACGCCCTCGAGAACCAGGGGGCGCTGGACTTCGACGAACTCGTGCGGAAGGCGACACGGCTACTCGAAGACGAGGCGATCGCCCCCGAGATCACCGACCGGTGGGAGCAGGTCTACTGCGACGAGTTCCAGGACACCGACGAGACGCAGTTTGCCCTGCTCACGGAACTGACCGACGGCCCCGACCGGCCGTCGCTGTTCGCGATCGGCGACAAGGATCAGGCGATCTACGGCTGGCGCGGGACGGATCGCAGGGGACTGGACCGACTCGAGTCCGTCTACGACGATCACGACGCGGTCGAACTCGGGCTCAACTTCCGGTCGCGCCAGGAAATTCTCGACCTGACGAATCGCTGTGAGTACGGCCCACAGTCCTCGAAGACGCTCCGGGAAGCGGACCGGACGCCGGGCGAGTACGGTGACTACGACGACTACGAGCGTGCCGACGGCGAAACGGGGCTCGAGTCGCCGCCGGATCACGTCGTCAAGATCGAGAGCGCCGAGATCGACCGACCGATGGCCGAACAGGTTGGGACGACCGTCTCCCGGCTGCTCAACGGCGAGGCCGCGAACGTTCCGCGACGGCGACTCGAGGACGTCGCGATCGTCGTCAGGACGAACCGTCACGCCCAGGCCGTCGCGGAGGCACTCCAGAGTCGCCGGATTCCCCACGAGGTGTCCGGTTCGCCCGGCGGCGACGTCTCGCCCGGCATCCGGACGGTGCTGTCGTACCTCCGGATCCTCGTCGATCCCGATGCCGACGCCCACCTCCGGCGCGTCCTCTTCTATCGGTATCGTCTCCCGGAGTCGGATCTTCGGGTGCTACAGCAACAGGACGGACGGCTGCTGGACGCCGTCTTCGACGTCGAAAGCGACAGACTGGACCGCTCGGATCGCCTCGAGCGCGCCCGCGATCACCTCGAGACGCTCCGGGAGTACCGGCGAATCTACCCGCTCTCGGGATTCCTCCGGCGGTTCCGCGAGGTGACGCGACTCGAGTGGTTCCTCACGAACGACGAGCGCACGGAGTTCGAACGGATCGAGCGGTTCGTCGACGCCTACGACGCCGACTCGGTGCTTCGAACACTCTCCGTGGACTTTCTGGACGCTCTGGAGAACACTCTCGAGGGCAGCGAAAGCGAGCGAACGCGTGGCACGCACTCGAGCGACTGTGTGGACGTGATGACGGTCCATCAGGCGAAAGGGCTGGAGTTCGACACCGTCCTCGTTCCCTTCCTCTCGGACGAGGAGTGGTGCGTCGAGGCGGACTACGCCCAGCGGAGCCGCGAACGACTGCTCGCGGCGTTGCTTTCCGACGACGTCGACTCGCCGCTGCGTTCCGACCTCGCGGCCGAGACAGTCGGCGAGGAGTGGCGCGTGCTCCACGTCGCGCTCACCCGCGCGGAGAACCACCTCTTCCTGTTCGGTGCCGAGTACGACTACGAGGGCGAGGACGCACAGCTGGGCGTCGAGACCGCTGACGCCTGCCTCGCCGACGCGATCGAGTGGTCGACGGCTGGCCGACGGATGGACCTCTGGACGAGGTTGACCGAGAGCTTCGAGACCGTACGGGAAACCTACCCAGAGACCGTCGCCGACCGAACGACGGAACTGGCTCGCTCGAGCGGCGTAACGCCCGGATCGATCACCTACTACGCCGACTACGAGGACCGGCAGGTCGAACCGCTGCGAACGCGGGAGGCCATCGAGACGGTCCACCAGTTAGGTCGATTACTGCGCGACGACGCCCTGTTGCCCGCGGCCGACGCAGCGAGCCACGCCAATGGACGCGGGGAGGGCCTTCGGATTCCGGGCGACCGACGGTTGTCGACGCTGACCGACGATACCGTCCGGTTCCCGGTCGAGACGCTCTCGGACGCGACCGAACTTCCGGTCGCGATCGCTCACAGCTACACCGCGATGGAGACTCACGACACGTGTCGGCGAAAGCACTACCTCGATCACGTCGTCCGGGCGATCGACGATCCGGACGCTCGAGGCGAGGCGTCGGCCGGCGACAGCGGCTCGCGGACCGTCGGTACCGTCTTCCACGACGTCGCAGAAGAGGCGTTCTACCGCGAGTACGAGAGCCTCGAGGAGTGGCGCGAGGCGGCGACCCGGCAGCTGACCGCTCGAGGGCTGACCGACCACCGCGAGGACGTACTGGCCTGCGTCGATCGCTACTTCGAGGCCACAGCGGACGGTTTCGCTCGTCCAGTCGTCGACTGGGACCAACTCGCGGCCGAACTGCCGTTCTCGCTCGAGGATGCTGACGGCGTCACTGGAAACGTGATCGGCTACGTCGACTCGGTTCGTCGGACGCCCGACGGCGAACTCGTCGTACTCGACTACAAGGCGACCGCCGAGCGTGTCGAGCCGTCCGATGCCATCCAACTCGTGCTGTACGCCCGCGCCTGCGAACAACGGTTCGACGAGCCCGTGTCCGCCGTCGGCTACGTCTACGTTGGCGAGGTCGACTCGAGTCCGCGGGTCGACCTGTTCGCTCCCGACTCCGACGAACTGCCGGAGTGGTCGTCGGTGCTCGAGACGCTCGCGGCCGTCGACGATCCGGGCTACCTCGAGACGACGCCGGGCGATCACTGTCGGTACTGTCCGCATCGGTCGCTTGGCTGTGGGCCGGACGAGTTCGAAAAGGAGCGGAAGCCGGTCAGAGAGACATGAGGACGACCGCGAGCACGGCGAAGAAGATGCTCAATCCCTTTCGAGCCGTCACGTTTTCGTCGAACGCGACGATCCCGATGACGGAACTGACGGCGATAAAGAGGCCGTAGATCGGGACGACGACGCTGACGGGGCCGAGCTCGAGCGCGCGGTAGTACGCCAGGATGCCGATGGCGAGCAGAATTCCCCAGGCAAGAATGTACCGCGTTTTCGGATGCGAGAGGTACGTCGTCGGGGAAGTGCCCCGATAGACCAGAATTGCACCCAGCAGGACGAACATGATCGAGTTCGAGATGAAGACGGCCGTCGTACTGGGGATCGTCTCCATCGCGACCTTCAGCAGTGGTGCGACGAGGCTGTACGCGGCGAACGCCACGAGCGCGAACACGAGGTAGCGTCTCATTCACCATCACCCGTGCTGAACCAGATTGCGAGCACTGCACAGCCGATGCCTGCTGCCCGCGTCGCGGTCAGCGATTCGTCGAGAAAGAGGATGCCGAGCACCGAACTCCCGACGATGAACATCCCGAAGATGGGGACGACGATGCTTACCGGTCCCGCCTCGAGAGCGGCGGTGTAGGAGAGGATGCCGACCGTGAGGAAGACGCCGGCGACGTAGACGTAGACGGCCTCTCGCGTGAACGCGTAGCTGGGATCGGCAGTTCCCGTGGCCAGCATGACGCCCGTCGCGATGACGAGAAAGACCGCCGTCGCAAGAAAGAGTCCCGGCGTAGGTGGCACCTCTCTCGTAACGATGCTCATCACTGGCGCAACAACCGCGTACGCGAGAAGTGCAACCAGTACCCACAGCAGATAGTCCATACGTCGGGACAGCCACTACGTCGGCTTAACCGTTGATGCTCTCGCGCTCGCTTCCGATACGTGCGCTTATGTCGGTCGAACCGAACGATTCGGTATGATCGAGGCGACGCTGTGTTTCCCGCTTCGGGGGCACGACGATGCGATCGACGGCGATACCACTGTCGACGTCCTCCTGATCGAGAAACGCCGCGGACTCGGCGAGGGCTGGTACAACGGTCCCGGCGGCAAACTCGAGGACGGCGAGACGCCCCGCGAGTGTGCGGTCCGCGAGACTCGCGAGGAGGTCGGCCTCGAGATTGATCCCGAGAGCCTCGAGAAGGCCGGCGAACTCACGTTCCTGCTGGACGGTGAGGTCCACATCGTCTGTCACGTCTACCGGACCGAGGAGTTCTCGGGGGAGCCGACGCCTTCGGAGGAAGCCCGGCCGGAATGGTTTGCAGTCGAGGACGTCCCCTACGACCAGATGTGGGAGGACGATCGGCTGTGGCTGCCAGGGGTTCTGGACGGAAAGACGGTCGTCGGCGAATTCTCGTTCGAGGGCGGTGAACCGCTGGACGAGGCCGAGTTTACCGGCCACGACCTCGAGTGGGACGTCGCGTTCGACTCCGCGGAGGAGTAGCAGTCAGGGCTTCAGGACGATTTTTCCGGAGCTCTTGCGATCCTCGATATACTGGTGGGCGTCGGCCGCGTCCTCGAGGTCGAACTCTTTCCCGAGAATGACCTCGAGGTCGCCGCTGGTCAGCCCCTCGGTGAGTTCGGGAACGGCCTTCATGATCTTGCTCGGATCGTGGTAGGAGGCCTGCCCGAGGTGGAATCCCTTGACAGTCTTGTTCTCGAACAGCAGGCGCTGGTTCTCGGCCGAGGCGGGAACGCCGCTTGCAACGCCGAAGGTGACCATTCGGCCGAAGTGTTTCATGGCGTCGAGACTGCGGTCGAAGACGTCGTCGCCGACGCTCTCTAAGACGAGGTCGACGCCTTCGCCGTCGGTCTCGTCGTCGACGACTTCGCGGAAGTCCGTCTCGGTGTAGTTGATCGGATGATCACAGCCCAGGTCGGCCGCGAGCTCGAGTTTCTCCTCGGTGCTCGCGGTGCCGAACACTTCCGCGCCGGCGTTCGAGGCAAGCTGGACGGCGGCCGTCCCGACCCCTCCTGCAGCGGCCTGGATGAGGACGGTCTCGTCTTCCTCGAGTTCGCCCCACTCGAACAGACAGGAGTGGGCGGTGAGGAACTGGACGGGGAAGCCGGCGGCTTCCTCGAAGCTCATCCCGTCGGGGATGGGGAACAGCATCTGGGCGTTCGCGGTAGCGTACTCGGCGTAGCCACCGGTGTTGAGCATTGCGACGACGCGGTCGCCTTCGTCTAGGCCGACGCCGTCGCCGGTCGCGTCGATCGTTCCCGCAGCTTCCATGCCAGGGACGTAGGGTGCGTCTGGACCACCGGGATAATGACCGCGACGCTGCATCACGTCTGCAAAATTGATTCCTGCCGCTTCGACGTCGATTCGGACTTCGCCCGCGTCGGGTTCGGGTTTCTTGGCCTCGATTACCTCGAGACGATCGCTGTCGCCGTACTCCGTAACCTCGATAGCTCGCATAGGATTACAATGGTAACCAGTCCGTATAAATGTGTGAGAACAGGAAAAGGTCGGCCGGGCGTTTATCGCTCGCAGGCAGGGGAGTCGCCGAGTCGGGAGTTCCGTTCAGCGACGGCCTTCGCACGATTTAAGACCGCGCTGCCTGACTGTCGAACCAATGAGCGACGAGAGCCAGGAACTCGGTATCACCGAGTCGAAATCGCACAAACCCGGCGAGTGGTACGCCGAAGTGGTCCAGAAGGCCGGAATCGCGGACTACGCGCCGATGGGCGGCTTCATCGTCACGAAGCCGCGCGGCTACGCACTGTGGGAATCCATTCAGGATGCGCTCGACGGCTGGTTCAAGGAAACCGGCGTCGACAACGTCTACTTCCCGATGTTCATCCCAGAGAGTTTCCTCGAGCGCGAGAAGGACATCGTCGAAGGGTTCGACCCCGAGGTCGCGTGGGTCACCCAGGGCGGTCACGACGAACTCGAGGAGCGACTCGCAGTCCGTCCGACCAGCGAGTCCATCATCGCGCCCTTCATGGCCGACTGGACCCGCAGCCACCGCGACCTGCCCCTTCGCCTGAATCAGTGGTGTTCCGTGGTACGGTGGGAGGCGACCGAGACGAAGCCGTTCTTCCGCACGAAGGAGTTCATGTGGCAGGAGGGCCACACCGCCCACGCTACGGACGAGGGCGCGTGGGAAGAGGTCTGGACCCGACTCGACCAGTACGAACGCGTCTACGAGGACGTGCTCGCAATTCCGGTGCTGCGGGGCAAGAAGCCGGAACACGACAAGTTCCCCGGCGCGGACACCACGACCACGGTGGAGGCGCTGATGCCCGACGGCAAGTCCGTCCAGGGTGCGACCAGCCACAACCTCGGTCAGAGCTTCGCCGAGGCGTTCGACATCACCTACGTCGACGAAGACGAGGAGGAGCAAACGGCCTACACTACCTCCTGGGGGCTGTCCTGGCGTGCACTCGGCGCGCTCATCATGACTCACTCCGACGACCAGGGGCTCGTGCTCCCGCCGACGGTCGCTCCCACCCAGGTCGTCATCGTCCCCATCTGGCAGGAAGACACCAAAGAGGACGTCCTCGAGTACTCCGAGAACATCGCCGACGACCTCGAGGAGGCCGGCTTCCGCGTCGAACTCGACGACCGCGACGAGCGCAACCCCGGCTTCAAGTTCAACGAACACGAGCTGAACGGCGTCCCCCTCCGTCTTGAGATCGGTCCCTACGAGGTCGAGGACGAGGAGGTCACGCTGGTCCACCGGCCGGACAACGAGGAGGCCGTCGAGGACCGCGACGGGATCGTCGACGCCGTCGACGAACACCTCGAGACGATCTACGACAAACTCTACGAGGCCGCCGAGGAGAACTTAGAGGAGAACGTCCGAACGGCAGACAGCCCAGAGGAGATCATGGGGACGATCGGCCAGCACGGTGGCTACGTGAAGGTACCGTGGTGTGGCGATCAGGCCTGTGAAGAGGCCATCAAGGAGAAGGTCGCGGCCGAAATCGTGATGCAGCCACTCGAGGAGCAGGGCGGAACGACCGCCGGCGTCCCGAAGGCACCCGAAGAGGACGACGCGGAGTGTGCGGTCTGTGGCGACGCCGCGGACGAACTCGCGTACTTCGCGAAGAGCTACTGAGAATCCCCGCCGTTGAACGGGTTTCCCGACGTGTCCTCGCCGTCGAGTCCGTCATGCCTCTCGGAAGTCGTAGTTTCGAGTAACTGTCCACGATAGCAACCGGCCGATAATCCTGGGAGATCATCACTCTCATACCTAATCATTTAACCCAAGATTGCTTACCAGTGGCTGTTGACGTGGACATGTGGTGTTCACTTCGGTGGGTGAACACTACGTGCCTCTGACACCTTTTGACGCCGGTCCTCCAAAGCCGAGTCGACCGACCGTTCGGATATTATACCTTATATTGCCTTCAATGCATATATAATACACTTAGCCATTATGGGTCATCCTCTTATAGAACGTCCAGCTACCGGTGTGTATGTCACAGCCACACGGAGCGGCATCCACCGATCGAGCCCAGGGGCTCGCCGATCCCGGGGACGCCCGGTCGAACTGCGGCGTCGGCGTCGTCATGGATCTCGGCGGAGACCGAGGACACGACGTCGTCGCGGACGGACTCGAGTTGCTCGTCAACCTCGAGCATCGTGGCACGACCGGCGCGGAGAAAGATACGGGAGACGGCGCAGGAATTATGCTCCAGACGCCTCACGAGTTCTTCGCTGACGTTCTCGAGACCGATCTCCCCGACGTCTACGCGGTCGGTTCGATCTTCTTTCCGCAGGACGACGACGCACGCGAGGATCTCGTCTCTCTCTTCGAAGCGACGCTCACCGAGTACGATCTCGACGTGCTCGAGTGGCGCGACGTGCCGACGAACAACGACGACCTCGGGAAGACGGCTGTCGACTCCGAACCGGACGTCCGGCAGGTCGTCGTCGCACCCGAAGACGACGTCTCGGGCACGGACTTCGATCGACGACTCTACGTCGCACGGCGTGCCCTCGAGAACGAAGTCGAGGACGCCGACGTCGACGGAACAGAGCGATTCTACGTCTGCTCGCTCGACTCGAAGACGATCGTCTACAAGGGACTGCTCAAGGGCGAGCAGGTCCCGACCTACTACCCCGACCTGACCGACGAGCGCATCGCGTCGAACTTCGTGATGGTCCACGAGCGGTTCTCGACGAACACGCTCGGGGCCTGGCACCTCGCTCACCCCCACCGGAACATCATCCACAACGGCGAGTTCAACACGATTCAGGGCAACGTCAACTGGATGCGCGCCCGCGAAACGGATATCGAGAGCGACGTCCTGGAGGATCTCGAGGCGATCAAACCGATCATCGACGATCCCGACCAGTCCGACACGGCGAGCGTCGACAACGCGCTCGAACTCCTGATGCAGGACGGCCGCGACTTAGAGCACGCGCTGCGGATGCTCGTCCCCGAAGCCTGGCGCGGCGACGATCGGATGGACGAAGACCGCAAGGACTGGTACGACTTCCACGCCTCGCTGGTCGAACCGTGGGACGGCCCCGCGCTGGTCGCGGCGACCGACGGCGAACGCGTCGGTGCCGTTCTGGACCGCAACGGGCTCCGACCCTGCCGGTA from Natronobacterium texcoconense encodes:
- the proS gene encoding proline--tRNA ligase, whose product is MSDESQELGITESKSHKPGEWYAEVVQKAGIADYAPMGGFIVTKPRGYALWESIQDALDGWFKETGVDNVYFPMFIPESFLEREKDIVEGFDPEVAWVTQGGHDELEERLAVRPTSESIIAPFMADWTRSHRDLPLRLNQWCSVVRWEATETKPFFRTKEFMWQEGHTAHATDEGAWEEVWTRLDQYERVYEDVLAIPVLRGKKPEHDKFPGADTTTTVEALMPDGKSVQGATSHNLGQSFAEAFDITYVDEDEEEQTAYTTSWGLSWRALGALIMTHSDDQGLVLPPTVAPTQVVIVPIWQEDTKEDVLEYSENIADDLEEAGFRVELDDRDERNPGFKFNEHELNGVPLRLEIGPYEVEDEEVTLVHRPDNEEAVEDRDGIVDAVDEHLETIYDKLYEAAEENLEENVRTADSPEEIMGTIGQHGGYVKVPWCGDQACEEAIKEKVAAEIVMQPLEEQGGTTAGVPKAPEEDDAECAVCGDAADELAYFAKSY